The following proteins come from a genomic window of Nicotiana tomentosiformis chromosome 12, ASM39032v3, whole genome shotgun sequence:
- the LOC138902420 gene encoding uncharacterized protein, with translation MGSSLFWYDNWTRLGALYFLVPQEFGINKDIHNVCDVVENSYWNVDRLLEVLPEEYAMHIVEKIRPPDMNNVLDTSYWMLETRGHFSVKSAWDYLRRRDDPKKAYKMIWVKGLPFKIVFFMWKVLPRIKPLMQALPLCIMWELWKKRNSVKYGEAVSISRVIYQVSTTLQALVQVRKPGLHVPHKWQDLLTMLENYTPRLKFEKVIWEFPLEGWIKFNTDRACRGNPGRNAIGFCLRDEAGDLRYAQGLEITEGSNNEVEAITIVEALRLCKVLNYTQIWLQTDSMLLKNIIVGSWKPPWCIVDQVEEILRMKEEFSIRVSHIFRERNKLADHLANYALDVGNIECYDFWHLDTQGKANVSLLYYLRNFQLVVLVICTHSTGRE, from the exons ATGGGATCCTCACTGTTTTGGTACGACAACTGGACTAGATTGGGAGCCTTATATTTCCTAGTTCCTCAAGAATTTGGGATTAATAAAGACATTCACAATGTATGTGATGTGGTGGAAAATAGTTATTGGAATGTAGATAGATTATTAGAAGTTCTGCCTGAAGAATATGCAATGCACATTGTAGAGAAGATTAGACCTCCAGATATGAATAATGTCCTAGATACTTCCTACTGGATGCTTGAAACTAGAGGCCATTTCAGTGTAAAATCAGCTTGGGATTATCTACGAAGGAGGGACGATCCTAAAAAAGCTTACAAGATGATATGGGTGAAGGGACTGCCATTTAAAATAGTTTTCTTCATGTGGAAG GTGTTACCCAGAATTAAGCCATTAATGCAGGCATTACCTTTGTGTATCATGTGGGAATTGTGGAAGAAAAGAAATAGCGTAAAGTATGGGGAGGCAGTCTCAATTAGCAGAGTCATTTACCAAGTTTCAACAACTCTTCAAGCTCTAGTTCAAGTAAGAAAACCAGGCCTACATGTGCCTCACAAGTGGCAAGATCTGTTAACTATGTTGGAGAACTATACTCCACGATTGAAGTTTGAGAAAGTAATCTGGGAATTTCCATTAGAGGGTTGGATCAAATTTAATACAGATAGAGCATGTAGAGGGAATCCAGGAAGAAATGCTATTGGTTTTTGTTTGAGGGATGAGGCTGGTGATTTGAGATATGCACAAGGATTGGAAATCACAGAAGGATCGAATAATGAAGTAGAGGCAATAACAATTGTGGAAGCATTGAGGCTGTGTAAAGTACTGAACTACACACAAATATGGCTGCAAACTGACTCAATGCTACTGAAGAACATAATTGTGGGATCATGGAAGCCACCTTGGTGTATTGTTGATCAGGTAGAGGAAATTCTAAGAATGAAGGAGGAGTTTAGTATCAGGGTGTCACACATCTTCAGAGAGAGGAACAAATTGGCAGATCACTTAGCAAACTATGCTCTTGATGTTGGCAATATTGAGTGTTATGATTTCTGGCACCTGGACACTCAAG GAAAAGCTAATGTCTCGTTGCTCTATTATTTGAGGAACTTTCAACTGGTGGTATTAGTAATTTGTACTCATTCCACTGGAAGGGAATAG